A window from Primulina huaijiensis isolate GDHJ02 chromosome 11, ASM1229523v2, whole genome shotgun sequence encodes these proteins:
- the LOC140988657 gene encoding F-box/FBD/LRR-repeat protein At1g13570-like, protein MHRDMRMKGSIMSEVDLISNLPCSIIENILGCLPLRDIVRTSILSREWRYKWITCPEIVFDFWFDQMFLGGHKLETLVHQILKLHRGPLLRFALQVPDLKSSPRIDQWIHRLPKNTLQDLTLHVSRGENHKLPSDIYTFQNLRNLKLYNCAFNPPSGFKGFSKLENLDLQNVVLVPETFGKFFASCPAVERLRLVHCTSFDCLEIVGPKLKYLQFHGLFRSISFEKCPLLKDVKISFSSMDFKRENRFSIDLVKSLSSLPALEELQLQAYALEDLVEYGAPRKLPVALRTLKTLHLSDMYFEKIQEIACAICFIRSSPNLQKLKITAFTSDVVDSVSEFLRSQKSSDTLTHLKTVTMQLFSGNESEMEFIKYLLSSATELEEMAIAPHSSSVLDGGESILNELKQFPRASPKAEIINSDKE, encoded by the exons atgcataGGG ACATGAGAATGAAGGGATCCATTATGTCTGAGGTTGATTTGATTAGCAATCTGCCTTGTAGCATAATTGAGAACATTCTTGGATGCTTGCCTCTACGAGACATAGTCAGAACGAGCATTTTGTCGAGAGAATGGAGGTATAAATGGATAACATGCCCTGAAATCGTGTTTGATTTCTGGTTTGACCAAATGTTTCTCGGAGGTCACAAACTCGAGACCCTTGTTCACCAAATTCTTAAACTTCACAGGGGGCCTCTGCTTAGATTTGCACTCCAAGTCCCCGATCTGAAAAGTAGCCCCCGTATTGATCAATGGATCCATCGGCTTCCAAAAAATACCCTCCAAGATTTAACCCTCCATGTATCTAGGGGAGAGAACCATAAGCTACCTTCTGATATATATACTTTCCAGAACTTGAGAAATTTAAAGCTCTATAACTGTGCATTCAATCCTCCCTCGGGTTTCAAAGGATTTAGTAAACTCGAGAACCTTGATCTTCAAAATGTTGTACTAGTACCCGAAACTTTCGGAAAATTCTTTGCTTCCTGCCCCGCAGTTGAAAGACTAAGGTTGGTTCATTGCACTAGCTTTGATTGTCTCGAAATCGTCGGGCCGAAGTTAAAATATCTTCAGTTTCATGGCTTATTCAGATCCATTTCTTTTGAGAAGTGCCCCCTTCTTAAAGATGTTAAAATATCTTTCTCCTCCATGGATTTCAAAAGGGAAAATCGATTCTCCATCGATTTGGTTAAGTCCCTAAGCTCTCTACCTGCACTCGAGGAGCTACAACTGCAGGCTTACGCCTTGGAG GATCTTGTCGAGTATGGTGCCCCGAGGAAACTGCCAGTGGCGTTGAGAACCCTGAAAACTCTTCACCTTTCAGATATGTATTTTGAAAAGATTCAGGAAATCGCTTGTGCCATTTGCTTCATCAGAAGCTCCCCCAATCTACAAAAGCTTAAAATTACT GCCTTCACCTCCGATGTTGTGGATTCTGTCTCGGAATTTCTCCGATCCCAGAAAAGCTCGGATACATTAACACACCTTAAAACCGTTACTATGCAACTTTTCTCTGGCAACGAGTCTGAAATGGAGTTCATAAAATATCTATTATCATCTGCTACTGAACTCGAGGAAATGGCAATTGCCCCCCATTCAAGTAGTGTTCTTGATGGAGGAGAGTCGATATTAAACGAACTCAAACAGTTTCCTCGAGCATCTCCAAAGGCGGAAATCATTAATTCTGATAAGGAATAG
- the LOC140987363 gene encoding LOW QUALITY PROTEIN: probable serine/threonine-protein kinase PBL15 (The sequence of the model RefSeq protein was modified relative to this genomic sequence to represent the inferred CDS: inserted 2 bases in 1 codon), with amino-acid sequence MRTTKSQPWRPLTSKCCSADDHIIFRSFSRCRPSKSEFSKNIAPLPSFRKFSFSDVSRSSSARINEDLAQSFGQDLYDFQLSELRGITHNFSSNFLLGEGGFGRVHKGYVDESLRAGLKAQAVAVKLLDIEGLQGHREWLVSLCLYIYTNIYIYIXXKLIGYCCEDEERLLVYEFMPRGSLENHLFKRLSISLPWGTRLKIAIGAAKGLAFLHGAENPVIYRDFKTSNILLDSDFNAKLSDFGLAKMGPEGSNTHVTTRVMGTYGYAAPEYVSTGHLTTKSDIYSFGVVLLELLTGRRAMDKKRPKSEQNLVDWAMPYLINSRRLRCIMDPRLGGQYSVKGAKEIGLMAQQCVSLNPKDRPKMPVIIETLESLQNLKDMAVTYGQWPGSPKTGRNVGYPNKMRRENGFGCKSAATVAAASPRSK; translated from the exons ATGAGAACCACAAAGTCTCAGCCATGGAGACCCTTAACTTCCAAATGTTGTTCTGCGGATGATCACATTATTTTCCGAAGCTTTAGCCGTTGCCGGCCTTCGAAATCCGAATTCTCCAAGAACATAGCCCCATTGCCTTCTTTTAGAAAGTTTTCGTTCTCCGACGTAAGCCGTTCTTCTTCCGCCAGGATCAACGAGGATCTTGCTCAGTCTTTCGGCCAGGATTTGTATGACTTCCAGCTGAGTGAACTCCGCGGCATAACGCATAACTTTTCGAGCAACTTCTTGTTGGGAGAAGGTGGTTTTGGGAGGGTGCATAAAGGGTATGTGGACGAGAGTTTGCGAGCAGGGCTGAAGGCACAGGCTGTTGCTGTTAAACTTCTTGATATTGAAGGCCTTCAAGGTCATAGGGAATGGCTTGTAAGTCTTTGCTTATACATatatacaaacatatatatctatat gNTGAAGTTGATTGGTTATTGCTGCGAAGATGAAGAAAGGCTTCTCGTGTATGAATTCATGCCTCGAGGCAGCTTGGAAAATCATTTATTCAAGA GGTTGTCCATATCACTGCCATGGGGGACAAGATTGAAAATCGCAATCGGTGCAGCCAAAGGTCTTGCTTTCCTGCACGGTGCTGAGAACCCTGTCATATATCGTGATttcaagacctccaatatctTGCTCGATTCG GATTTTAATGCCAAATTATCAGATTTCGGACTAGCGAAAATGGGACCGGAAGGATCGAATACCCATGTTACCACAAGGGTAATGGGAACGTACGGATACGCCGCTCCTGAGTATGTTAGCACAG GCCATTTAACTACTAAAAGTGACATATACAGTTTCGGAGTGGTTCTACTGGAACTCCTAACTGGGAGAAGAGCAATGGACAAAAAAAGGCCGAAAAGTGAACAAAACTTAGTGGACTGGGCCATGCCCTACTTAATCAATAGCCGGAGATTACGGTGCATAATGGACCCTCGTCTTGGAGGACAGTACTCCGTCAAAGGGGCCAAAGAAATAGGCCTAATGGCCCAACAGTGTGTGAGCTTGAACCCAAAAGACAGGCCCAAAATGCCGGTCATTATTGAAACTCTTGAAAGCCTGCAAAATCTGAAGGATATGGCCGTCACCTATGGACAGTGGCCGGGATCCCCGAAAACGGGTCGAAATGTGGGCTACCCGAATAAGATGAGGAGGGAAAACGGGTTTGGGTGCAAGAGCGCTGCTACTGTTGCTGCTGCAAGTCCTAGGAGCAAATGA
- the LOC140987832 gene encoding uncharacterized protein: protein MDARRLTVSKSAVTTAALLFQPIKRPLTVSSSIAPQPLQKPKKPKPNSQELEPSNPAPVPAATACDQSFHGKKKWVSSILSGAHLNYFHCKDLLANFTAHQFDALLWEIHHFVDPSTVLKFFYFSCNHCGFRFTLRSYCLLFHLLVGKNIDSAARLLLIRLIDRKLPITMAHGVLNTHTEIAIVLADTYSGLADFKNETRAFDILVHVYASQFASLGFGVALDVFSILTGRGLLPSFKTCNFFMSSLVKANECGKSYEVFVMISQHYLPDVFLFTTAISALCKGGRIDDAVALFQKMENSGVTPNVVTYNNLMHGLCQQGSLEEAFRLKEKMVENRVNPSLVTYSVLINGLMKLEKYEEANCVLKEMLEKGFVPNEIVYNTLIDGYCKMGNMMTALKLKDEMVSQGVVPNSVTFNTLVSGLCKDRQNDLAEKFLNEMVERGLCINLGTVSSVISGLLKNSKFDSALVLFKLMISKNLRPNDMLLTTLMCGLCRNNMHLEALKLYNMLRDKGFAVNLVTSNALIYGLCEEGKMPEAKSVLKFVLDSVVELDTFTYNALIYGYCKEGRFESGFILKEKMSKQGISPDIVTYNLLTHALCGKGKMDEAVTLWHEIQRNGLICNVHSYGIMIDGFCNAERIEEALTFFNMLLKQKIETNFVIYNILIRAYSRIPNMLEAFKLFDDMRSRDIMPTCVTYSSLIHGMSNAGLVSEAKNLLDDMKKVGLPPDVICYTALIGGYCKIGNMGEARRLLVEMSSFKVQPNKVTYTVIIDGYCRLGNMKEASELLREMLGKGIVPDSVTYNTLTMGYCKEGKVEEPFNLWDHMSDRGLNLDEVGCTSLVHCMSEQFSIVDEK from the coding sequence ATGGACGCGAGAAGGTTGACGGTGTCCAAATCCGCCGTCACCACCGCCGCATTACTATTTCAACCTATCAAACGTCCGCTAACTGTCTCTTCCTCAATCGCTCCGCAGCCCTTACAAAAGCCCAAGAAGCCAAAACCCAATTCACAAGAACTGGAGCCATCAAATCCAGCTCCAGTTCCTGCGGCAACAGCTTGTGATCAGAGTTTTCACGGCAAGAAGAAGTGGGTATCCTCCATTCTTTCAGGAGCACATTTGAATTATTTCCATTGTAAAGATTTATTAGCCAATTTTACGGCTCACCAGTTTGATGCTCTGTTGTGGGAAATCCATCATTTTGTTGACCCTTCTACTGTATTGAAGTTTTTTTACTTTTCCTGTAATCATTGTGGTTTTAGATTCACTCTCAGATCGTATTGTCTTTTGTTCCACTTGTTAGTTGGTAAGAACATTGATTCTGCGGCACGGTTGCTCTTGATTAGATTGATTGATAGGAAGTTGCCCATCACTATGGCTCATGGTGTTTTGAATACACACACAGAGATTGCGATTGTTTTGGCGGATACATATTCGGGTTTGGCTGACTTTAAGAATGAGACTAGGGCGTTTGATATTTTGGTTCATGTTTACGCGAGTCAGTTTGCAAGTTTGGGATTTGGTGTTGCATTGGatgtttttagtattttaacgGGTCGAGGGTTACTTCCCTCTTTCAAGACCTGCAATTTTTTTATGAGCTCACTTGTCAAGGCAAATGAATGTGGCAAGAGCTACGAGGTTTTTGTTATGATTTCTCAGCATTATTTGCCAGATGTATTCTTGTTTACTACTGCAATAAGTGCATTGTGCAAAGGAGGGAGGATCGACGATGCAGTGGCATTGTTTCAAAAAATGGAAAACTCAGGGGTCACCCCAAATGTTGTTACTTATAATAATCTCATGCATGGACTGTGCCAACAGGGGAGTCTGGAAGAGGCATTTCGACTCAAGGAGAAAATGGTAGAGAATAGGGTGAACCCAAGTCTTGTAACTTATAGTGTGCTGATAAATGGTCTCATGAAACTTGAGAAATATGAGGAAGCCAATTGTGTTTTAAAAGAGATGTTGGAGAAGGGCTTTGTCCCGAATGAAATTGTGTATAACACATTGATTGATGGCTATTGCAAGATGGGAAATATGATGACTGCATTGAAATTAAAGGATGAAATGGTATCACAAGGTGTCGTTCCAAATTCAGTTACATTCAATACACTCGTTAGTGGACTCTGCAAGGATAGACAAAATGATCTTGCTGAAAAGTTCTTGAATGAGATGGTGGAGAGAGGTTTATGTATAAATCTTGGTACTGTTTCCTCTGTTATAAGCGGTCTcttaaaaaattctaaattcgaCTCTGCACTAGTATTGTTTAAGCTAATGATCTCTAAGAACTTAAGACCTAATGACATGTTGCTGACAACATTGATGTGTGGGCTTTGCCGGAACAATATGCATTTAGAAGCTTTGAAGCTATATAATATGCTGAGAGATAAAGGATTTGCTGTTAATTTAGTGACCTCGAATGCTCTAATTTATGGGCTGTGTGAAGAAGGAAAGATGCCAGAGGCTAAATCAGTTCTTAAGTTTGTATTAGATAGCGTTGTTGAGTTGGATACATTTACGTATAATGCACTCATTTATGGATACTGTAAAGAGGGTAGATTTGAAAGTGGCTTTATCCTCAAGGAGAAAATGTCAAAGCAAGGAATTTCACCTGACATTGTAACCTACAACTTGTTGACACATGCATTATGTGGTAAGGGTAAAATGGACGAAGCTGTGACACTTTGGCATGAAATCCAAAGAAACGGCCTCATTTGTAATGTTCATTCATATGGGATCATGATAGACGGTTTCTGCAATGCTGAGAGAATTGAGGAGGCTCTTACTTTTTTTAATATGTTGCTCAAGCAGAAAATTGAGACAAATTTTGTCATATATAACATACTCATTAGAGCATATTCCAGGATCCCTAACATGCTAGAGGCCTTTAAACTTTTTGATGACATGAGAAGCCGAGACATTATGCCTACGTGTGTCACTTATTCTTCTCTAATACACGGAATGAGCAATGCAGGGTTAGTTTCTGAGGCAAAAAATCTTCTTGATGATATGAAAAAGGTGGGTTTGCCACCGGATGTTATTTGTTATACAGCACTGATTGGTGGATATTGTAAGATAGGTAACATGGGGGAAGCAAGGAGACTCTTGGTGGAAATGTCATCATTTAAAGTGCAGCCTAATAAAGTAACATACACTGTTATTATCGATGGTTACTGTAGGTTGGGTAACATGAAAGAGGCTTCCGAGCTTCTCCGCGAAATGTTGGGCAAGGGTATTGTCCCCGACTCTGTGACGTACAATACATTGACAATGGGATACTGCAAGGAAGGGAAAGTAGAAGAACCCTTCAACCTTTGGGATCACATGTCGGATAGAGGACTAAATTTAGATGAAGTTGGGTGCACTTCTTTAGTTCACTGTATGTCCGAGCAATTCAGTATCGTTGACGAAAAATGA